The nucleotide sequence AAAAGGTCGTCAATTGCTAGATATGTTGTAGTATTGACTTCACCTTATTTTATATTAcaaatccaaacaacatttaatTATAGTATTTTGATGTTCGGATAATAGAATAGATTTTTTGTTGGAAGTTCGAATACCACTTTATACATATAATAATTCATTAACtagtaataaatttttaaatagaactaCTCCAATTTATAATAGATCAATCATTGGCCTGCCAGATTAAAAATACcgtaaaaaatccaaaaaaattcttTATTTGTGAAAATGTAACATTCATGTATGttctgtaaataaataaataaataaataaaacattagtGTATGTATGTGTGTTTGCCCATGAAGTTGGCAAGATTAATTTgtgatatataataatccattGGCTAGTGATAAATTCTTAAATAGAGCTGCTCTGATTTGCGACAAATTAATCATTGGCCTGTCGACTCGGAGAATACcgtaaaaaacccaaaaaacaaaAATCCTTTGTTTGTAAAAATATAACATTATTAGTGTATATATGttctgtaaataaataaataaaatattagcgTATGTATGTGTGTTTGCCCATGAAGTTGGCAAGACTAATTTTATATACATctttagaaaaaataataaaaatgttgatTATCCGACATTTATATTTTGTATAACATAATAAACATAcatctttagaaaaaaaaaaaaaatatgctctttttattttatttaatttttattattttaaattacttTATCAACTGTGACATGATTATTGTCCAAATCAATAGGTGGAATAACagttttttctaaaaaattatgaCATGAGTCGTTTACCTAATTTTGTCAAAGAGATTAGCATGGTGCTGCATTTGATTAGGGCATTATTATTGGAAATGATGGAAGCTTGCTTGGTACATAAATGGGTAAAGGTTATATTACCACTTTAATTTGTGGTGTctcttcttgcttttcttttatatCATTATTAGAGTGGAACTTGAACACTACTATCAAAAAGCCAAAAACACNNNNNNNNNNNNNNNNNNNNNNNNNNNNNNNNNNNNNNNNNNNNNNNNNNNNNNNNNNNNNNNNNNNNNNNNNNNNNNNNNNNNNNNNNNNNNNNNNNNNNNNNNNNNNNNNNNNNNNNNNNNNNNNNNNNNNNNNNNNNNNNNNNNNNNNNNNNNNNNNNNNNNNNNNNNNNNNNNNNNNNNNNNNNNNNNNNNNNNNNNNNNNNNNNNNNNNNNNNNNNNNNNNNNNNNNNNNNNNNNNNNNNNNNNNNNNNNNNNNNNNNNNNNNNNNNNNNNNNNNNNNNNNNNNNNNNNNNNNNNNNNNNNNNNNNNNNNNNNNNNNNNNNNNNNNNNNNNNNNNNNNNNNNNNNNNNNNNNNNNNNNNNNNNNNNNNNNNNNNNNNNNNNNNNNNNNNNNNNNNNNNNNNNNNNNNNNNNNNNNNNNNNNNNNNNNNNNNNNNNNNNNNNNNNNNNNNNNNNNNNNNNNNNNNNNNNNNNNNNNNNNNNNNNNNNNNNNNNNNNNNNNNNNNNNNNNNNNNNNNNNNNNNNNNNNNNNNNNNNNNNNNNNNNNNNNNNNNNNNNNNNNNNNNNNNNNNNNNNNNNNNNNNNNNNNNNNNNNNNNNNNNNNNNNNNNNNNNNNNNNNNNNNNNNNNNNNNNNNNNNNNNNNNNNNNNNNNNNNNNNNNNNNNNNNNNNNNNNNNNNNNNNNNNNNNNNNNNNNNNNNNNNNNNNNNNNNNNNNNNNNNNNNNNNNNNNNNNNNNNNNNNNNNNNNNNNNNNNNNNNNNNNNNNNNNNNNNNNNNNNNNNNNNNNNNNNNNNNNNNNNNNNNNNNNNNNNNNNNNNNNNNNNNNNNNNNNNNNNNNNNNNNNNNNNNNNNNNNNNNNNNNNNNNNNNNNNNNNNNNNNNNNNNNNNNNNNNNNNNNNNNNNNNNNNNNNNNNNNNNNNNNNNNNNNNNNNNNNNNNNNNNNNNNNNNNNNNNNNNNNNNNNNNNNNNNNNNNNNNNNNNNNNNNNNNNNNNNNNNNNNNNNNNNNNNNNNNNNNNNNNNNNNNNNNNNNNNNNNNNNNNNNNNNNNNNNNNNNNNNNNNNNNNNNNNNNNNNNNNNNNNNNNNNNNNNNNNNNNNNNNNNNNNNNNNNNNNNNNNNNNNNNNNNNNNNNNNNNNNNNNNNNNNNNNNNNNNNNNNNNNNNNNNNNNNNNNNNNNNNNNNNNNNNNNNNNNNNNNNNNNNNNNNNNNNNNNNNNNNNNNNNNNNNNNNNNNNNNNNNNNNNNNNNNNNNNNNNNNNNNNNNNNNNNNNNNNNNNNNNNNNNNNNNNNNNNNNNNNNNNNNNNNNNNNNNNNNNNNNNNNNNNNNNNNNNNNNNNNNNNNNNNNNNNNNNNGGTAGTTTGGTTGTCGAACGGATTGGGTTGGTAAAGCAAGTGAGATGGGAAAATCTGAATCTGGCTGTTGGTGAATGGGTGGATCTACTGGGTCAATGTCGGAGGGAATAGAGCTGGGATCTCGCGATCTCCCGAGCTGTTGTGGTGTAAAGGAGGAGCcacctgcaaaaaggactccgacgcCCAAATCAAGATCCGTATAGATGACAATAAAGGTGAGTGGATAGTGACGTACCATAGAGAAAGGGTAGGACCCTTCCCTTTTATACTCTGTGTCCTAGGGCGGGTCCCATAGAATAACCATACCTTCCAAAAAAATTTCCCCTCTCAACTGTCAGGAGCCCTGCTCGAGGAGAGGGAATGTTCGGGCGCTCCCCTCGGGTCAGTTGTCAGCAATTTGTCGGATCGGCCACTCGGACCGGGACGCTGCATTAGGCGGGTCGAGTCGGGCTGGAACATATTTGATGCAAATAGCtaatttagtagttaattttttgTGTATGCATCATTTAATATTGTTGattctcaattttttttgttttatcaatttaaattaaaCTTTTGAGGTAAgtgatttatttataaaaaaaaaaaaaagcaaggttCGACTAATTCATAGGGTTTAATCCTGGGGGAATCTTTTGCACTATATAAACATGCATGCATCTTTATGGTGGACACTAATGGGTCATCAGAATATcaacctctttttttttaaattttttaggagGAACAAAGTTATTTTAACCAAAATATCTAGCTAGGCATCACTAAAGTgaaagtaattaatttttttatttaatttcttggtTTNNNNNNNNNNNNNNNNNNNNNNNNNNNNNNNNNNNNNNNNNNNNNNNNNNNNNNNNNNNNNNNNNNNNNNNNNNNNNNNNNNNNNNNNNNNNNNNNNNNNNNNNNNNNNNNNNNNNNNNNNNNNNNNNNNNNNNNNNNNNNNNNNNNNNNNNNNNNNNNNNNNNNNNNNNNNNNNNNNNNNNNNNNNNNNNNNNNNNNNNNNNNNNNNNNNNNNNNNNNNNNNNNNNNNNNNNNNNNNNNNNNNNNNNNNNNNNNNNNNNNNNNNNNNNNNNNNNNNNNNNNNNNNNNNNNNNNNNNNNNNNNNNNNNNNNNNNNNNNNNNNNNNNNNNNNNNNNNNNNNNNNNNNNNNNNNNNNNNNNNNNNNNNNNNNNNNNNNNNNNNNNNNNNNNNNNNNNNNNNNNNNNNNNNNNNNNNNNNNNNNNNNNNNNNNNNNNNNNNNNNNNNNNNNNNNNNNNNNNNNNNNNNNNNNNNNNNNNNNNNNNNNNNNNNNNNNNNNNNNNNNNNNNNNNNNNNNNNNNNNNNNNNNNNNNNNNNNNNNNNNNNNNNNNNNNNNNNNNNNNNNNNNNTCCTATCAGATAAATTTTTAGAATGTAATAATTAAAAGCTCCTCTATAGTAAGGGTAAGGGTGTTCATGGATCGAATTCGATCTGCATATCCGCTGTATTTATCCGAATCTTATCcaaaaattgcggatatggatccgatccgcaaggctttcggatcggatcagatctgCACACTAGTCGAATCGGATTGCAGATTTTGTGTTAGTATCCGCATATCCGATCTGCGTAtccacaaaaataaagaaataaataagttaatattttttatgttttatttcaactaataattatcatatatgttgtattattttaatttattattcaaaaaaagtatgtttaatattattttaagagtaaacatatttaaaagaatagaaaaaatgaattttattgatatttttttaataaaaataagattttaaaaatatttttgtgttttgtggatatatccgatatccgatccgcaaatgtgtggatcggatccaaccttaaaaactgtggatattggatccgatccgatgattttagtgcggatcaaatcgaaattttggccatatccgatccgattcgatccGCGTTCACCCCTACTCTATAGTGGGGAATCACCaacatttatatatattatattatattagcaAATTACAAAGAATACTTAAATATATATCTTAGATTTGCTAGGACTTTTTGCATCTAATCTTTAATGGTATATAATTATTCCATTATCATGTCATGCAAGTGGAAAGATGaattaaattagtagataaattatcaagaacaattttaattttttgtggaTATAAAAAGGTGATGATGATACTTTTACTAAGTACTAGACAAATGTCTTTAACTAATTAAGATACTTAGATAAAATTGGTACAGCCAAATAGAATTAGTACGTGACTCGAAATATATCTTAAAAAATTTGTGATTAGTTTAAATTCTTTAATTATTATACATACAAGCACTTTTTTGATAGAcgatttataaatatttttataagtaCTTTTAAATTGCATGCTCTTATATATTTTATTGGTGATCAATATCCAATTCACctaattttctttcaaaaaacaagaaaaagatatAGATGGTGCATCATGTATAGGATGTCATTTCTATAATACACTAAGTATGTATAGATAATTTTATAGGTAACCAATTACTTTTTTTGAACAATATGAATAACAAGTCTTAAAATTGGTCCAATTCAAGTAAAATATACTATATTCTAAATTattcacctaaatcttaatattagaataaccattcgCATacttaaggtagcgtttggtggagagacagagacggaaagattgagactgagagacaaagactaagagatagagattgaaataaatcttagtattctgtttggtgcaaaatgagtgacagaaattgaaacaagaatgaaattctaatttaatttgtacaaagggtaaaattggaattaattaattaaaatgaaggtattttatgtataaaatgttattaaagtttcagtctccatctctaaaaattttagtcccctgtatctccactttttggaggtactgaaatattaaaattttggggacagagacagaaattttagtaccagtctctgaaccaacaaacatgatattgagtctcagtcttccagtctctgtctcagtaccttaaaacaaacgctaccttaatgaattgaacatccgatatatctattgttcacattgtttaatattttcattatctACTTATactattccttttatattttcaattaataCAAAATTTAAATGTTATCGAATCATCTTAAatataacaacaataacaataatacagCTTTATCCCACTAAGTAAAATTAATTATACAGATTAAACGATGTTATTGCGCCTTATCATCTGCAGCGGGAGTANNNNNNNNNNNNNNNNNNNNNNNNNNNNNNNNNNNNNNNNNNNNNNNNNNNNNNNNNNNNNNNNNNNNNNNNNNNNNNNNNNNNNNNNNNNNNNNNNNNNNNNNNNNNNNNNNNNNNNNNNNNNNNNNNNNNNNNNNNNNNNNNNNNNNNNNNNNNNNNNNNNNNNNNNNNNNNNNNNNNNNNNNNNNNNNNNNNNNNNNNNNNNNNNNNNNNNNNNNNNNNNTTAGTGTTaaacatcaaattaaaaatagttgCAATAATATAGCTTTCTCTATCAAGTACATACTAGCTCTTTTTGTTAACCTAAACTAGAAAGAGTTCTGATAAGTTATTTTAGGTCATTATTATTAAAAGGGGTTGCatgtattaattaatatttttttataattgaaaacatATATAGTGAATTAGTGATGAAGACATAAAGGAATAGTAGTGATGGTTACTACAGTGTTCTTGAAACACATGGAAAACCATAAACTTGTCCTAATAAAGTGACACTGCCTTTAATTAAAATGAATATATATTCAGTGCTGTTTTCGGTTCTCATCCAATCGGCATAAGGTGTTAATAaacactgaaaaaaaaaaagaaaaaaatttaaaaattaaaacaaagcaTTATATTTAGATGAATcgtttaaaatatacaaaatctTACATAAATACgatttaaattacatcttttatGAGTCCGTATATATTCTATAAAAATTGTTCATAAATTTGATCATAGATAAGgttatggtcacggtgaaaaaatGTGACATAAAGTGTCAGAATTTAAAAATTGTAATTGCGACCATAGAAACCGTgactataaataaaaaaattgtgacCATAAATATATGGCTACAAAAGAATAGGCCACGATAAAAAATCATGACCATAAATCCAAAATCGTAACCATAGATCTATAATCACTTTTTTTATTAGTTATGGTCACAATTTTTTTTACTGTGACTATAgacttttttttgtagtgtaaggATGAATTTAAAGTTGGACTATAACGTTATCATAATCCAAATATGGTTATTGTTTCAATTTTAATTGGAATTTTGCCCTAAAGTAATTTTTGAGGACCCTAATCACTGCTTTAATTGGCTTCTCTTAGCATAAAAAGATTATATCAGAAGGACCTAACAAATTCAACTAAGAGAAAAACAGAATGGTCACATAGGATATGATGTGTTACCACTCAATTCTCTGTTTAGTTAATGGGTTAGCTTGTTTCTATTCCATGGAAGATTTATATAATGATGATATGGGTAGAATTTAGGTACATGTAAGATCATGTTTAATTTAACTACTCACCACTATTATTAGCTAGTTGGTTCAAGTGGTTTAAATAATATTTTGTTGGTTTTTTATGTAACTAATGTAATAACTTTAGAGAATTTGATGTTtaacataaaatatatataggTTCTAAAAGAATNNNNNNNNNNNNNNNNNNNNNNNNNNNNNNNNNNNNNNNNNNNNNNNNNNNNNNNTTTTTATCAGTAAttatttttcacaaaaaaaactaatttttttgacAGAATTATTAATAGATTTTTTTCATctataattcatttttttttgttttcgactaaaatttttttacaaaatCTGTTTGTATTTTTATGGAATAAAATCTGTCAAAAATATTCATCTGTAATGAGTAGCTTTTTAGTAGTGTTCTGTCGATAATTATGCAATATGTAGTAGCGAtagaatcttaaaaaaaaaaaaacgacaaCTACCAAAATGAtaaagatgaaaatttagtcaaatcagtcaaatcatctaacggctctcagatatGGACTTCATATGAAGTCGagtgcacctgagtttccacctatttttaattttttcaacagTTTAATATAATTGAAGGCTCAACCATTGAAAAATCTAAAGTGTAGGTTAAAATCTAATAAATTTCAAATACtagtaattaactaattaattattgataaaaacaatttatatataaaaataaaactcaTTCCAATCCAACCATCTTGCATGGGTCCCTCCAATTCGTACATACATGTTAGTGGCTTATGAGTCATCACaattataatattaatataataaaattaaatgatcATCAAATCTCAATTCCAATTAAGATAGATTATTACCTTTTAAACTGGCCTTCATTGCGTCATCTATTAATTAAAAGGAGTTATTGGCTACACAagagttttaaattaattttcagaATTATGCCTCTGAAGAAGTTGGGAATAGGATCCTTATAATAAGAACAAAAACATTATATTCTTATATATATGGGATTGACCTCGGCACCTTTCTTAGGTTAACTATATTCATTTCTTtagttaattaaataattaaattatggtgaaaattcaggtgcagtcaatttcacataaaattgatagttgagagttgttagataaaaaattagtcaaattaattaaattatctaacaactctcaattatcaacttcacgtaaaatcAACTGCATCGGAGTTTTCACCTTAAATTATTCATGGAATTTAAGCACTATATTCCTCCCAACCCACTACATTATCCACTTCTCTTTATCATAGTTGGCTAGCTTTTTATTATAATCTTGTGCCAAAATGCATTAGtaaattatttctttttaaattataaGTGAAAGTATATAGACAATAACATGCATCTATCTTGTTAATTAGATTAGGTAATATTACatgtactattttttttttaatttattatgtttaTACTTATCTCTCTAAAGGGAAGATCACTATATCACTATCTCATATCTCATATATATGTAAAAGAGGGTAATATTTTACAAAATATTGAGtgttatataattaataaatcttcaaaaaattattatctacttttgaattaaatactaaaaatatttaataactaaaaaaattagtcaaaaataattaaaatttatctgatttaatattcattaattctaacaataattaatgaatattaaataaaataaattataaattttttttatctattttaacattatcaaactaaaaaataTCAAGATCTTAAATAAGATGAGTACAAATCATTCATCCATGATGCTCTAAGAGCATGCACCACCACATGATTACACTACTAGAGAATtcagaagcaaaatccaaaataataattattgaaattaaagtAGCACTATACAtgcctcttttctttcttttaatttcttttgctttttttatttttcctcaaaaaaaaaaatgctGGCCCACTTTTCTCTAATCCTAAACCTCCTATAAATCCCacacaattctcatcacactacCATTGCATTCTCCTCTCATCTCAACCCTCTAACCAAAACCATAATATTCATACACAAAAATCACCATATTTTATATCACtttttggaataaaattcattCATATTGAAGGCATGGTTCCTAGTGAGGTGAATAATCTTCATAACTTCTATCTATCACAAGAAAACCAATTCTTATTTCCACCAAACTTTACCTTATTACAAAATGATATATCAAACATTAACCTAAACACCCTCTTAACCCAATTTCCAAGCTATTACCTACAACATTCATTAGGGTATAATAGTAATAATAGTGAACTTCTTGTTCCTCCTTCATACCTTAGTAGTAATTCAACAACTTCGGATGAAGCTGAAGAGAATCAACTCAACATCATTGATGAGAGGAGGCAGAGGAGGATGATATCAAACCGCGAATCGGCACGAAGATCGAGGATGAGAAAACAAAAGCACTTGGATGAATTATGGTCGCAGGTTGTGAGACTCAGAAACGAGAATCACAACCTGATTGACCAACTCAATCGTGTCTCTGAGTCTTATGAAAAATTGCTACAAGAGAATGCGTGTCTTAAGGAAGAAGTTTCCGATCTTCGTCGAATGTTCACGAAACTCCAAATtgcaaccaccaccaccattttTTCCGGTGGTAGAGATGAATTCTCAAACAATAACTCAATTAACTCTAGGGAATTGCTATGAAAATGAGGCTATTTTGAACATTATAAAGATATATACTATATACTATTATACTAGATATATACCTACTTGTGTGATGAGTTCCTTCTCTGTTTTATATGATTTTTATCAACAAGAAATTGNATAATTCTTGAATAATGATTTTATCTTAATTAGCTTGCTTGCATTGgagtataattattaattaaataaaaatgaaaatatcaGTGggagttagttagttggttataCAGTTAGCAGTGGCAGTTATGTTGGTTTTGGTTATTGTTGTTGGGTGAACGTTAAGGTGAGACTCAAAATTTTTGGTAATgctagaaaacaaaataaaaaaagggtcagaatttgttttatttaatatttattaattacggtaataattaataaatgttaaataaaataaatttttgttgattttagctattttttttgttatcattcgcaaaattttggaatccttgaTGAACCTTTAGCCTGTTTatacaaaaattaattattgacaCTCATCTTTTATATATTTCTATTATGACCCCTATAAATCATGAAATAACCAAAACACCTCTGATGAAGCTCTTCATTCTTGGCTGTGAAGGCCGATTTCGCTGCTGCCGCTGATGGTGAAGAGTTTGCCGTGGTGTGGAAGAGTGTGGGTGGCAGAGAAGGTGGCAATAATGGAAGCTTCTGGTAGGGCTGGAAATGGATTGGGTATGGGAGAATTTGGACTCAATTCTAATCTTATTCGcagattaaaaatttttcatattcGTAGGTTGATGATTTTTTAATTCTAACTCTATCCATCACATCTTAAAATTTGTAGTcctattattttactttttttttttaattaggaatGAAACTTGAACCCATGACTTCTATGTGAGTATaaaaagactatgtcatttgagttatagctCATTGCTCCTATTATCTTACTTTATCCGCAATAAAATCAATTTGTTtctataaattaatttatttcagATAGAATTTacgaaaaataaatatattacaaTATCAATTAAGGTGATTGCCTCCGTGATTTTACAAAGTTTTAAAAAAAGGAGANNNNNNNNNNNNNNNNNNNNNNNNNNNNNNNNNNNNNNNNNNNNNNNNNNNNNNNNNNNNNNNNNNNNNNNNNNNNNNNNNNNNNNNNNNNNNNNNNNNNNNNNNNNNNNNNNNNNNNNNNNNNNNNNNNNNNNNNNNNNNNNNNNNNNNNNNNNNNNNNNNNNNNNNNNNNNNNNNNNNNNNNNNNNNNNNNN is from Arachis ipaensis cultivar K30076 chromosome B01, Araip1.1, whole genome shotgun sequence and encodes:
- the LOC107615884 gene encoding basic leucine zipper 43-like yields the protein MVPSEVNNLHNFYLSQENQFLFPPNFTLLQNDISNINLNTLLTQFPSYYLQHSLGYNSNNSELLVPPSYLSSNSTTSDEAEENQLNIIDERRQRRMISNRESARRSRMRKQKHLDELWSQVVRLRNENHNLIDQLNRVSESYEKLLQENACLKEEVSDLRRMFTKLQIATTTTIFSGGRDEFSNNNSINSRELL